The DNA sequence ACTGTGTTTTCTTTCTAGAATCTGCATTCTAATTCTGTTGGTTATTGTTCTCATCTATTAACCAACTCCATGGCAAATTTTCAATATTATTCATACATTATAGACACGAATTAGAGCTTTGAATAATTAAGCTGAGTTTTCCTATTAGTTATCCCTGAAGATAAAACTATGCTAGTGAAAATGTTGAATTTCTAAAGGAATTAAAGTTCTTTAGAGACATAAATAATCAAAAGAAGACTTTTCCttataataagtaaaaatatcAGTAAGCCAAAACTCATATAAATTCTGTGGTAGTATAATGCCATAATGTAGGATATGAAATTAggaaaaagccaaaccattttacttaaattatttcaaatgggCTGTGTattttctgccttctcttctgtttTATAAACAGTCACATGCAGTTTGAAacttccttaatttttatttaccagACTCATATTATAATGCTTCCTGAAATTTTTAATTCCACTTTAATTGCTCCAAAGATCCAGATTTACATGGAAATATAAAGAGTCCTCGTGAGAAAAAGAATTTTCTCATGTGGATTATGAAAATCATCTGGGTCTTAAAATGGCACCTTAATTAATCACCACTAAGGAATTCTTTATTCACAGTTATTTTTATGTGACCACATATTCAAGTTTGGgctcattttagaaatgagataAGGGTTTAGCTGACTCCACAGTATTACTAAGCTAATTGTACAATACTGGGGTTTAATACTGAATTTCCTCCTACATCTTCATCAGCACCCCACAACTATAACAAACACCAAGGCTTGTGCAGAAGTATCTTGTTACAGAAGTGGGTTCACGCATTTCACACGTTTCGCTATCCGTTTTCTGCCATCCCAGACATGAGATTAATTGGATGTACTTATGCTTTCAGCAGCAGGCATAAAAGGAGCTGAGGAAACGTTACCAACTCTGTTTCAAAGTCTgtccttgtatttttttctttccctccatacttaaaaaaacaaaactgaaccaaagaaacaggagaaacagattggagagggaggagaagagacaaAAATCAACTGGAAGATGGTCTTTTGGGATTTCAGAGCAAATGAGGAGAGGTACGGGAGCCTCCCTGTGGGTGAGAGCAGCCCAGAGAGAAGGGGTGAAGCCCCCCTGGCCTGGCGCCCAGCACCAAGGAGGCTGCAGCGGCTGTGCGTGTCCCTCTCGGTACCGTAGGAAGAGAGGGAGCTAGCTGCAAGGTAGCTGTAAATAAAGACTGACAGACACTAACAGACAAGGCGGAgaataaaagcaaaaccaaaaagacCCCAGTGAAAAATCTGGTGTGGGAAACAAAGACCATCCATCCGGGCGGAGACCCCAGAGGGGGAGGCTGCACTGCTGCCTCAAAGAGGCGGGTGGGGGCCTTCTCAGGAGCCGTGGGCTGTTTGTCCCGACACTTCAGAAACAGCAGAAAACATTCTTTCACCCTCCGGTTTCTGTGACTCGGGGGGAGAAGCCGCAGCTCATTTACACACTGTGGCAAAAGCACTTCCCAATTGGTGGTGATTCTTCACCTGTCACACGTGGCGGGACCTGTACTGCCCCGAATCCTGGATAAAACCAAAAGTGGTTTGGATTCTCGAAAAATTTTGAAGAGGCATTTATGCAACAGTGAACCTGGAGGTATTGTAGGCATGGCTAAGGCTCTGAAGTAATCTCgattttcaaaatattgagtTGTTTTTCTCCAGCTTCTTCTCTCTCTAGTTTCTTTTCCCAGTCTTACAGTAAAACAACAAAACTTCTGAATGGATGTAACATAGGGACATTTTCATGCAGTCTTATTCAAAAATTGTCACAAGTATATGAAAGCACCAGTCACAACACATTATTTACTTTTACTTGCAGAATCAAAGCTACCATGTATAAATGTTAGGAATAGTGATAAGAGAACACAGACaactggcattttctttctttttactaccATGAGGAGACACCGAAGGAACATGTTCCTAAACATTTTGAGTGCTCATCCTTGGAGTTTGGTCATAAAGACAAATCCAGCCTTATCTCTGTACTACTCTAACGGGCGGAGGGCAGGGCTGCGggaggagagatggagagaggaaaaaagaaaagaaaggcacaACGATGAAATATCAACGTCATTTCACCAACTGCGGCTACACTGGACAATTTAGTTAATCACGGGGTATTCTAAAGACAATAGTCATCCCAAGGAGGCCACACATATCTTACTTCAGTACAgctgtctgttttagttttttttaaacatgaagcAGAAACATAAGGTTTTGGGGGGATAGCAGAAAAGAAGAGACACAAACTTGGCTCTGCACACTCCCTCCTCCAGGCAGTCCTGCGGGCATCAGATCTCTTAACTCATGGTGTGGAGCGGCCTTCACGCTCCCAGAGGGACTGGGTCTTTAAACATGCACGGCCCAGAGCTTGCAGGTTGGTTCTCCTCCCGTCGTTAAATGCTGTGGACTAGAAAGGCGTCCACTCTGCTCGAGACTTGACATCGGTGTCCCAGGAGCCCTGAGGCTCTTCAGAGCCTCTTAAAGACTTACAGGATGGCACAGAAGAACTTCTTCTCCCTGAATGGGTTTTCTGAAGCCGGAACTGGGGTCAGGAGAGGGTCCTCCTTGGCATGTGCTTCGCAGTAGGCCATCAGATCTGCAGCTGCCTTGGATACCTGCAGAAGGAGACAGAGGCAGCGCTACCTCAGACAGGCACTGGCCAGGCCTAGGACCGCCAGTCAGCTGACCGGTCAGCGTGGGGGCACAGCGGCCTGGACTCACAGCCTTCCTTCAGCACTACGTGCTTGTCCGAAAATGAGCCAATGTCCTCAGCCATTTTCTCACCTGCAAGGAAGGCAGTTGCCAGCACTGACCTCCCAGGAGCGCTGCAAGGAGGTGAGTGCGGGGCTGGGGAGGTCCCTTCCACTCCGTGCCTGGGGGCCTCACTCTCCTGGCCCTGGTCCCAGCCCTGGCTGCAAGGGTTAACTGAATAATCCAGGTGAACCGCTTAGTCCCCCCACCGCACTTAGTCCACCCACCGCACGTGGGAAGCTTTCCCCACAGGCTGCCCATTGTTCTGGTTCTGCAGgcatgcctaaccctaaccctaaccctaaccctaaccctaaccctaaccagcTCTGCCTGATGCCAGGGTGATCCCCTTTTTAGCCAAACACATCAGAATGTATTACTATATGCATATACATTACCTCGACCAAACGCTGTCCCCTTTGGGGAATCTCACTGGAAGGTTGGGGCCGATTTCAGTGACACTTCGCATTTCTCATAACATTTCTGCAGCCCCTTGTTAGGGTTTGCCCATGGTGGGCCTCTGCACAGCTCTGACAGTAGCAAACTGCCACTACCTGAGGGTGGGTTTAATTTAGGGAAAGAAACTAAAACTCACCTGTAACCACCTCCTGGGGAAGAGAGGGCTGAGCCAccggggaagccatttgaagtaAAAAATTATAAACTCATGAGTCAGTTTCCCAAGTGACATAGCCCACTTGACACAGCACCACTACGTGGTGCTccccaggagggagggagggcacaTCATCCTTACACGTATCTGCTGCCTCTCCCTGCCATGGATTATAACACCCACACACTGACACATGGCTTAGCCATGGAACATATCATTTGCTCTAACCAATGAACTAGGTGGGACCTTTCTGCACCAATGCGAGGTTTGCCTGTTTTCCCACTGCCACGTCGGCCCACTGAAATAATTTGCTGAGAGCCATTTAAGTTGATCCGAGGTTTTAGCAAATCCCATAGTGATTATACTCTTGATTTGTTCCCTGCTCCAGGGCTGAGTTGATTAACTCTTTGCCACTTAAAGACCTTTCGATTTTATGGTTTACTAGTTAGAAATGAGAATTGGTTTCATCTTCTCATCCTGTAAATCCTTGAATTTTTGGAATCTCTCTGTTCCTTTTGTCACAGACCAAATACAGGCAATATTGCAGATAGAGGTTGCCCCATCTGTCAGTCCTGGAGCAAAAGTGTGGAGTGGCAGCTGACCTGTGGTGGACATGTGACGTGCTGGGAGTGAGAGTCAGAGTTGTACTGTAGTGTTATAAGCCCCTGAGAATGGAGGCTGTGTTTTTTGTTACTGCAGCAAACCTAGCCTACCCTGACTGATGATACAGTGAGGTACGGGCACTGGCGTGTAAATGTAAGAACCGGTCTCACCTTTCAGCAGGGCTTGTACTACCTACGAAAATACTTTTATGGTACTTCAGTTTTGTCTCAGACattgtgttgttttctttttatctttacagCAACCCCTAGAGGAGACTGAATCACCTCCTCACAGAtgggaactgaggctcaggcaGGTCATGACTCATTCCGCACGTGGCAGAAAACTGCCCTGAGCCCTGACACTCTGCCAGCCAATGGCAAACCCTCAGATGTGGGGCGAGCCCCAGAGGCCAGGGTGCTTTATGGCTCCATTAGGAGATGCTATTgtaacaaaatggaaagaaaggacTGCGTCTGTCTTCTCTCTTCCACATGAAGACAAAGAACAGATTTTCAGACTGAATTTCAGTTCACTTCTTTTGGTGCCTTTGGCTTGTTTGAGGCATATAGTCATCATTATGCCAAGTAGGAACTGAGCTGCTAATACAGCAGAGACCTGACAACAGTAAGATCTAAAACTTGTTTAAGAAAAGATCCAGCAACATCCCTACACATTTAGACAACACACAATTCTGTGGCaggaatttaaaaatctttctatgATACAGAAGTTGCTACAGCAGGCAAAATAAATAGCCTAGGATTACTCATATCTTATATTGGAACACTTGATTCTGTACAGTTTCCTTCTCAAAACATATTATGTGCTTTATCTCGTTTCCTCAACTAGATTGCAATCTCCTGTAGGCGAGAGTCCAACGCAGTACCAGAATCACAGCAGTAACTAGAATAATTGCTGACATTACCAGTCCCTACCACGTGTCAGAAATGTGCTCACCACTTGATGGAGAGCATCTTGTTGAATCCTTTCAACGATGTGATGGTCAGGAGACAGTACTGTCCTAACCCCAAGGATGGGAACCTGTGGCAGGTGTTTCCTAGGCCTCAGCCCCAGGGGGCAGCCTCGGTCCTGACGTCACTCATAGGACACTGTCCTTTCTGGTAAGTGGCTGTCGCCTTGTTCTCTGCCTGTGCTGAGCCCACGCTCCCAGCTGCCCTGGGTCTCCCTGCTTGCTGACTCTCCCTGTGGTCTGCCCCAGCTTCTTCTGCATTCTGTACCGCTGGGCCCAGCACTTCCATGGAGCCTTCCCCAGCCGCTCAGGCAGCTCCCCTTTCCCGTCCTGTTGTTCCTTCCAGAAACAGCTCAGGTTTGCCCCTTGCTGTGAGCCCCACAGCAACAACCCTACTTTGgccctccctcttctctctatGATCACCGAAATAAtctcttaaataaaaaattaatctgCGTTTCCCAAGGGGTCCATGGACAGAGTTCAGGGATGGCCTGTGAACTTcgataattaaaaaattatatctttattttcactaaCTTCAAACTGAAATCTAGGACTTCTGTCAATTACTAACGTAGACAACACACACAGTAGCATCAGCAGCAGCTGTGACTTGTCCCCCGCGGAACCGGATGTCCTCAGCTACATGAAGTTATTAAAGAAGTGCAACATAGAATTTCTGCTCATCCACGTTATAATTGCGGGGGGGGTCAGCGTACCCATTGTCAGATCTCATTATATAGTCACTTAAAAAGGGGTACATATATAACTATCACAGATGGtttcaaaaatgattttgatGAACTATACTTCAAATAAAATGactttcctttgtgattttcaCAGCATTACTTTGAGAAGGAATCCCCAGAGGTCGCCAGACACTCGAAGGGGGCAGAAGCGAGTCTGGGAACATCTGCCCTGGGGGGTCCCTGCACCCACAGCTGTGCTGGGCGCAGCACTCTCTGCACGGAAAgtgaaagtcatttttaaaacccACATTGGTTCCTATCACCCTCCGCCTACCACGTTCAACAGCTTCACGTTGTGCTCTGTGCAGACTGGCCTGTGGCCTCCCTCTGATCTCACATCGCGCTTCTCCTCCCCCAACAGGCCTCCTTTCATTCTGAGAAAAGCTCCAAGTCCTTCTCTGCTCAAGGCCACACACAGACCGTCTCCTGGAACCGTGTGTCCCACCACCACCTGCTCTAACGCACGCCGGCCCTCCTCCTTCAGGAGTCAGCTAAATACCGTGTTATAGACCCTTCCTTACCACCTCGTCTGAAGTGACTTTCTTCATTATTCTCTCCCAGAACCCGCTGATCTGTTCCTTGTCAGAAGCACACGACACAACGTGTAATTATGGCCACTGTCTACCTGTTTGTTCTTTAATATTTGCCCTTCCCTTTGGGTGCTCTGCTCCATGCCGGCAGGGGCCCTGTCCACTTCACCGCTGTGTGGCCAGTGCCTGGGGCACAGAAGGCACTCAACTAATCGCTCAAGGAGTCCCCAAAACAAAATCTTTTTCAACAGATACTGCATATTGCATCCAAAGACGATTTACTGAGTACCTAGTAGATAAGGCACAGTTCCAGACACTTGGATTAATCAGGGAGATAGACAAAGATGCTTGTCCTTCTGGAGCTTAGATAGAATTTCGATTTCAATTCTGACTATTATAGAGTATTAGGACCAACTGACAACTTAAATCGCTGgacaaaatatacagaaaaaggcTTTCAAATGTTAGACAATGGGTGGTACAGAAAAGTGGTTCCTGAGAGATAGGAATAACCAAAGTAAGTCCTACAATTGCTCCAGCTTATTGTTTGGTGAGAGCTTCCAGGCCACAAAACAGGGAGGGAGGCACCTTAATAGAGTCCGGCAATCTCCCTGAGGTGAGGAGACAGAGTAATGGAGTAGAAGGATCGACAGAGGGACAGAGAGCTCTCAGATGCCTCTTGAGGCATCCTCTTGAGTCTTGGCTGAGTGCTGATAGCATATTGTGGGAAGAAACTACATGAGGTGGGCAAAGAATTTCAGAAAGGATCACATGAAACAACCCCTGGAGATCAAGTAGGCTTGGAATAAACTGTCTTTCCACCAGACAGAGTAGAAAACCCTCCTAGCACCCAGGATACTGAGTAAAGTCCTGAGAAAGCATTGCTTCAGTAGTGGTTCCAAAGAGCCCTAGCTTAATGAAAACTATGACCcactcatcaaaatttaaaaataagccttGAAAGGACCAAAATATTTCCAAGTTGCATTAACTGTAccctagggggaaaaaaacccaagtACTTAAAGGAATATGAAGAATTCCAGTATCCcacaaggtaaaattcacaatgtttGGGTCCAGGAAGAGAGAAGCAACACGCTGCATTcaaaggagcctcaataagatgaAACGCTGATTTCTTATTGGAaattatggaggcaagaaggcagtggatggcatatttaaagtgctgaaagcaaagaattgtcaatcaagaattctctatctggcaaaactgtctttcaaagatAAGGAGGAGATcgagacattcccagataaacaaccCTCAGGGAGTGCAGTATTTAACTGGCCCTAcaggagatgctaaagagagcactgcaggttgaaaggaaaggacaactgGCAGTGGATTGGAGCCTCATGAAGAAACAAAGATCCCCAGTAAGGAAAATGGcctgggtaaatataaatgccaggattattgtatttttggtctGCAACTCtaccattttacttttttacaaGCTCTCAAAGACATGCATACAGTGTAAGATAAATCTGTGGTTTTGGACTCAATGTATAAACAagtaatttgtgacaaaaactacataaaggtTGGAGAATGGAGGGGTACACGGACATGGTTTGCATATACTATTGACGATAAACTGGTATCTAAGCAAATGAGAGCATTACAGATGTAGAgtttaaatttaagctccatggtaactacaaagaaaatataggagaatataCAAACTCATAGAGATGGAGACTAGAGCACAGGTTGCCAGGGCAGGGGGCACAAAGAAGGGGGAGTTAATGCCTGGTGCACAGTTTCTGGGAGGGGAAGTTTGAGtgatggaaggtggtgagggcacAGCAATGCTGTAGATGTGGTCACCCCACTGAGTGGTGTGCTGGgtgggttgagatgggaaagtttatgttggtatatgttcccacaattaaaaaaagaaagaaagagcaactaaaaaaaacaatgacaattaaatgcaatacatgatcctgggctCTTCATtgagacatgaaaaaaattagagtactgactgtaagctttatgtcaatattaaatttcttgaacttgatgacTGCACATGAGATGGTTAAtagtgaatgtccttgttcttagaaaatgtatgtGTCAGTATTAAGTGCAGGATGTGCAGCCTACATTCACGTGTTCAGAGAATCGACTGCTGAATTCAACaggcagatagatagatagatgatagatgacaGATGATAGATGATACATAGATAGATGATCGATAGATGATCAGTCGATAGATAAAATCACATGGTATATGTTGAAAATATTAAAGTTGGTGAATCTGactgtgtgtggggtggggacaTGTTGGAGTTCCTGGAATGAaacttgtattatttttctaactgtccaataagtttgaaagtatttcaaaataaaaagttcaaaacaaaattacaagagacataataagcaggaaaaaaaacctcataatcaggaaaaatttcaattaaaagaaGACTCAGACTTGAACAGATGATAAAAATTAGTAGATAAGGATGTTAAAatagctattgtaaataatgtccATATGATCAAAAAGATCAAGGAAAGCaaaaatatgataaaggacagagggaagaggagagaaagaccCAAATCCAATATCTAGAGGTGAAAAATACAATGTCTGCAATGAAAAATACTGGATGGGATAAGCAGCAACGTAagcattgcagaagaaaagattagttgAAGACAGTACTGGAAGCTACCCAAAAGGACGatgcagagagaaaacagaatgaaaacaaaacagagtagTCACTGAACTGTAGGACAACCTCAAGTGGCTTAACATACTTATACCTGGAGTCTccaaaggagagaagggaaatggaagtTGGGTGGAAGGAAGAACAAATATCTGAAGTTAtaattgaaaatttccaaatttgatgaaaactataaacctACAAGTTCAATGAACTCAACAAATCCAAATAAACAAGCACGATGAAAACCACACCAGAGAACAGCATAATCAAATTTCTTCTAGGGTATTTAAGTGGGAGGAGTATGTGTAGAAAGAACAGACAATAAAACCTAATAAATCATTACAGGGAATGTTAGAAGGCAGGAAGTTTTatgggaaaatgaaaaagtggAGCAGGGTAAAGGGGATTGGGCACATGTGTGTTTGGGGTAAGAGGACAGGTTGAAATAATTAAGCCTAATTTACCAATCTTTGGCTAAAAACTTAGAGAATGAAGGTTATGGTAAGGAAAGTGGGGAACCACTGACATATTCTAAAGGGAGATTCTGGATGCTGAGTTGAGAACAGGGTTCTGGGGCAAGGGCAGAGGCAGGGACTACTCTGGAGTAGTCGGAACATGCAGCCAAGAGGCAGCATGTTCCGAACAGGGCAGCCACGGCCCAGGCAGGGAGAGGTGGTCGAGATCTGGGTAATCAGCATTTTGACAGTAGGGTCATCGGGATTTTCCGACAGATTAGATGTGCAGTACGAATGAAGAAAGACATTTTTTGGGGGTAAGATCAGGAATTCCATTTCAATATGCTGAAACTGAAATGCCTATTAGACATACAACTGGGATAAACGACGCTGAAGTCTGGCTTGGGAAAGAGATCTGGACTAGAAGTATACATTGGGGAATCGAGCTATGTGGATGGTAAGTAAAGTTTGTGAATGAACCACATCACCAAGGCCGTAAGCTTAGCTGGAAGAGACAAGAGTGAGGACCCAGCCCTGGGACACTTCACCGTATGAAGCTGGGACGTCTAAGAGGGGCCAACAAAGGAGAAACATAATGAGCAGCCGGTGGCGTGGGGAGGGCGGCAGCAGTGCGAGTTTGGTTCCAGACAATGTGATTCATCAAATAAGCATACTAGGACCCGGGTCACTCATTGGCAGCAAAGGGAATTAGAAATATGGAAAGTGATGAAGCTGGAATGAACTTTGTGGTATTGAATGGGATAGGAATTGGTGTTGTCGGTGTGAATTCATGATTATATGCACATCCACGTGGATATAGATCTAAaagcatggggggggggggcaaggggAGGAAATGAATGGCTGGAGCATTGCCCTTGATTAGGAGATGGGACCTGGTGCACAAATAaggaatttgcttttttttttgcatgggcaggctctgggaaacaaacccgggtctccggcgtggcaggtgagaactctgccactgagccaccattgcccacccaggaATTTGCTTTTGATAAGAGCATGgaaagctattatttttatttgatcttcCCAGATTGACAGTTGCTGAAATCCAGCTATTTATTCAGCACCCTCACCAAACTAGACTGGGGCTGAGATGGGTATAAGCGGAAGGGGACTCTAAATAACCCCAACAAGTGACGAGACAGTGTGATTTTATGCTCCTAAAAAAAATAGAGCCCTGCTCTAGGCAGACTCCCTGCGAGTTATGAGAAGAAGCAGTTGTTAATAAGGATAAAAACCAGACCCAAGAATTTAAACAGTCAGTAAGGATATAGCTGAGTCCTCGTTGCATCCTGAAATTGAGACACATTTTAGCATTGATGTCACGGATGCTTGTGAGTCTTCAGGCAAGAAGCCAGCGTGGCCGGGTTGCCATTGCCTGTGCTTGGGGCTGACTGGGCCTGGGGCCTCGTTCTCAGTCACTCCTTCGGTTGAGTTGTCTGAACCAACAGAACCATCCTGGGCTGACTTAACTTTGATTTGTTGGTTAAAAGGACTTCAGAGATCACACGGGGTGGAGGCAGGATTGGGAAGTTGCTGTGTACATGGAAGATTACCTGTCACTGGTCTTTCAATATAGCTGAGAAGAGAAGAAACAGCAGATCTCCGAGAGAGAGCACAGGAGTTTCGAACTAGGAGAGCTATTAGTCTGATACTTATTCAGAAAGGTCTTTTACTCCAGGGAGAAGCTGCTTGCTGACTTTAAAGAAAggctttatttttgctttgagtCATTAAATGTAATTGGAGTACAGAAAATTGCAGACATCTAGCTTAAGCAGTAGTAAATGCAGAAGAGACCGCAGCATTCTTTGATATGCCACGGAACTTTCTGAAAATGCAAGTGCTGCAGCGAGTAGAGTCATTAACACGGGAGTGGAGAGCAGCAGGTCAGTGGACAGCCTGCATCGCCAGGGCCCCCGTGTCGCTGCCAGTGGGCAAAGGGGAGCTGGAGGGCTCTCCACAGAGATCCTGACCGGCGCTCACAAAGCTCGCTTGTGAC is a window from the Tamandua tetradactyla isolate mTamTet1 chromosome 14, mTamTet1.pri, whole genome shotgun sequence genome containing:
- the GNG2 gene encoding guanine nucleotide-binding protein G(I)/G(S)/G(O) subunit gamma-2 isoform X3 gives rise to the protein MASNNTASIAQARKLVEQLKMEANIDRIKVSKAAADLMAYCEAHAKEDPLLTPVPASENPFREKKFFCAILCSW